A single region of the Ascaphus truei isolate aAscTru1 chromosome 6, aAscTru1.hap1, whole genome shotgun sequence genome encodes:
- the LOC142498157 gene encoding uncharacterized protein LOC142498157: MEQVSSPGSASSTLLEEHHGDEDDEYDEDDATEETEIQSCDHEEVPIETVVPPNRPSTSTYDAIVASEGKIVDAENRRHSDMMTVLERMIGLQEETVSQLAHLHRVFIEVPKQLQKINTSFEALVVQQTQANYWRMTNVPQFNTSQPGSVHAGQFSPHSSDIHSPGPNVTGQVADIAVQVPDDILPLPSVQIQQQTPTKEATKTKQDTHETDQPSLVQCLPTCSHVSLGTSPVREQSLPKSPVGESLPKSPVGESLPKSPVGESLPKSPVGESLPKSPVGESLPKSPVGESLATSPVGESLATSPVGEQSLATSPAREVPEATQSGSVVPKVGGKRKRKIQETTSRPVTRSQKEQKK, from the exons atggaacaagtgtcttcacctgggtcagccagctcaacactactagaag aacatcatggtgatgaggatgatgagtatgatgaggatgacgccacagaagagactgaaatacaatcatgtgaccatgaagaggtgccaatagaaactgttgtaccgccaaatcgtccatcaacttccacatacgatgcaattgtagcttcagagggaaaaatagtggacgcagaaaatcgtcgccattcagacatgatgacagtgctggaaaggatgattggactgcaggaagaaacagtatcacaattggcacatctacacagagtcttcattgaagtgcctaaacagttgcaaaaaatcaacacctcattcgaagcattagttgttcagcaaacacaagctaattactggagaatgactaatgtaccacaattcaacacctcccagccaggatctgttcatgcaggtcagttttcaccacattcatctgatattcattcaccaggcccaaatgttaccggtcaagtagcagacattgctgtgcaggttcctgatgacatcctaccgctgccatctgtacaaattcagcagcagacacctacaaaggaggcgacaaaaacaaaacaagacacacatgaaacagaccaaccatcacttgtgcagtgtctaccaacttgctcacatgtgtcactgggcacaagccctgtccgtgaacagtcactacccaaaagccctgtaggtgagtcgctgcccaaaagccctgtaggtgaatcgctgcccaaaagccctgtaggtgaatcgctgcccaaaagccctgtaggtgaatcactgcccaaaagccctgtaggtgaatcactgcccaaaagccctgtaggtgagtcactggccacaagccctgtaggtgagtcactggccacaagccccgtaggtgaacagtcactggccacaagccctgcccgtgaagtgccagaggccactcaaagtggctctgttgtgcctaaagttggtggcaaaagaaaaaggaaaattcaagagacaacaagcaggcctgttactcgctcgcaaaaggaacaaaaaaaataa